From the Candidatus Bathyarchaeota archaeon A05DMB-5 genome, one window contains:
- a CDS encoding cation transporter, producing MTEYATETRGIKIALASYLILVIIQLTAYLFTNVLVLLAQALEMLSDVLVSTFLLISTYWSHKPADEFHMFGHGRGQNVAALVSATILISFMSLETYREAIPKFFQTSEYSEFQNLTLALTVIVVGMFIIAIPTVDILRTKAKGASMKAQLIALLKDEFSYMAALIAVILVGQGYHLADPAASIIVATVIALSGIYLFKDNVHYLVGKALGRQFLEKIESTAKSVKGVLDVHDLKAEYVGPNIIHTGFHIEVARGTSIEEADRIAEEVKEKISRETGCQHCVIHVDPAEN from the coding sequence ATGACTGAGTACGCCACAGAGACGCGTGGAATAAAAATAGCCTTAGCAAGCTACTTGATACTGGTCATTATACAATTAACCGCTTATCTCTTCACGAACGTTCTAGTACTGCTGGCGCAAGCCTTAGAAATGCTAAGCGACGTCTTAGTCTCCACTTTTCTTTTAATATCCACCTATTGGTCACATAAGCCTGCAGACGAGTTTCACATGTTCGGTCACGGACGAGGACAAAACGTAGCGGCTCTAGTCTCAGCCACAATCCTAATTTCTTTCATGAGTCTCGAAACATATCGAGAAGCCATTCCAAAATTCTTCCAAACTTCTGAATATAGCGAATTTCAAAACCTAACTCTTGCATTAACAGTTATCGTAGTTGGCATGTTTATAATCGCAATTCCAACAGTCGACATTTTGAGGACTAAGGCAAAAGGGGCTTCGATGAAAGCGCAACTGATTGCACTTCTTAAAGACGAATTTTCTTACATGGCTGCGTTGATTGCGGTAATTCTCGTGGGACAAGGGTATCACTTAGCTGACCCAGCAGCCTCTATTATTGTAGCCACCGTAATCGCATTAAGCGGCATATACCTCTTTAAAGACAATGTTCACTATTTAGTAGGCAAAGCACTTGGCAGACAGTTTTTGGAGAAAATAGAATCCACAGCCAAATCCGTAAAAGGCGTGTTGGATGTTCATGATTTGAAGGCTGAATACGTTGGACCTAACATTATTCACACGGGCTTTCACATAGAAGTTGCAAGGGGCACATCAATAGAAGAAGCAGACCGCATTGCAGAAGAGGTTAAAGAAAAAATCAGCCGCGAGACAGGATGCCAACACTGCGTAATCCACGTGGACCCAGCCGAAAACTAA
- a CDS encoding 30S ribosomal protein S8e, whose amino-acid sequence MSVWHGDLHKKKPSGGRKRAYRGKRKFEQGSFPVETLVGEPKRKISRGRGGNLKVKILSDKYACVTDPKSGKTAKVEIIRVVKNPTNIDYDRRGVITKSAVVETSLGLARVTSRPGQNGVVNAILIGEEEKS is encoded by the coding sequence ATGTCAGTTTGGCACGGTGACCTCCACAAGAAAAAACCATCTGGAGGCAGAAAAAGAGCCTACAGAGGAAAACGAAAGTTTGAACAAGGCTCATTTCCAGTAGAAACACTCGTAGGCGAACCTAAACGCAAAATCTCCAGAGGAAGAGGCGGAAACTTAAAAGTTAAAATTTTAAGCGACAAGTATGCTTGCGTAACCGACCCTAAAAGTGGAAAAACAGCAAAAGTCGAGATTATACGAGTCGTCAAAAACCCAACAAACATAGATTACGACCGCAGAGGCGTAATAACCAAAAGCGCCGTTGTAGAAACTTCGCTTGGCTTAGCACGTGTCACTTCTCGTCCTGGGCAAAATGGCGTAGTTAATGCCATATTAATCGGCGAAGAAGAAAAAAGCTAA
- the scpB gene encoding SMC-Scp complex subunit ScpB, with the protein MQKTEKQALNLDMNLQQQTAEKIQRDLALVEAALYVAGRPLDLNELCSVLKTRSKNKVRKLVKNIMQDYASRNTALEILELKDERYVLQLKAEFTPLVRRLVNRPLLSTGPLKTLSYIAYRQPVSQKRVVDVRGHHAYGHIKLLKEMGLIASERSGRSWVLKTTEYFADYFGLSHDTATMKKELKHVFEDFSKQETPQT; encoded by the coding sequence TTGCAGAAAACAGAGAAACAAGCACTTAATTTAGATATGAATCTTCAACAGCAAACTGCAGAAAAAATACAGCGTGACTTGGCCTTGGTAGAAGCCGCCTTATACGTCGCAGGTCGCCCCTTAGACCTAAACGAATTGTGTTCAGTTTTGAAAACTCGCTCAAAAAATAAGGTTAGGAAACTAGTGAAGAATATTATGCAAGATTATGCGAGCAGAAACACCGCTCTGGAAATTTTAGAGTTAAAAGACGAACGATACGTGTTGCAGTTAAAAGCAGAATTCACACCTCTCGTTAGGAGACTTGTTAACAGACCCTTGCTTTCAACTGGTCCATTAAAAACACTCTCGTACATAGCCTATCGGCAACCTGTCTCACAAAAACGAGTCGTCGACGTCCGCGGTCACCACGCCTACGGCCACATTAAACTGTTGAAAGAGATGGGCTTAATTGCCAGCGAAAGGAGCGGACGTTCATGGGTTCTGAAAACCACAGAATACTTTGCGGACTATTTTGGATTGAGCCACGACACTGCAACTATGAAAAAAGAGTTAAAACATGTCTTTGAAGATTTTTCAAAACAAGAAACTCCCCAAACCTGA
- a CDS encoding DUF2096 family protein: MGYLAVWKVLEEMIMEFRKKGISIPADVMDNLKSARTMIKILKADPYRGETMQKIEEYLGNVESYLISEGQKKFGVEHADEWLKRLDEASARMPDVEDEETRFVPGLPREQRWIRVKPSAELSIEKLKTLAQESNLSCKLQNDGYLLVYGEDERLKEFVKKMATKYGVKTEK; the protein is encoded by the coding sequence ATGGGATATTTGGCTGTCTGGAAAGTTCTGGAAGAAATGATTATGGAATTCCGGAAAAAAGGCATCTCAATTCCAGCGGATGTCATGGATAATTTGAAATCTGCTAGGACCATGATTAAAATTTTGAAGGCAGACCCATACCGTGGAGAGACCATGCAGAAAATTGAAGAGTACCTCGGTAATGTTGAATCTTACCTTATCTCTGAAGGACAGAAAAAATTTGGAGTGGAACACGCGGATGAATGGCTTAAACGTTTAGACGAAGCCAGTGCGCGCATGCCTGACGTGGAAGATGAAGAAACAAGATTCGTTCCCGGGTTGCCGAGAGAACAAAGGTGGATTCGAGTTAAACCTTCAGCCGAGTTATCCATTGAAAAATTGAAAACGTTAGCTCAAGAATCAAACTTATCCTGCAAACTTCAAAATGATGGTTACCTGCTTGTATATGGCGAAGACGAACGCTTAAAAGAGTTTGTAAAGAAAATGGCTACAAAGTATGGAGTGAAGACTGAAAAATAG
- the smc gene encoding chromosome segregation protein SMC, whose translation MPYIKKIEVKGFKSFGPQTVKVTLDRGFTAITGPNGSGKTNIVDAVLFALGELSTRRLRAETAAKLIFHGSEKAGLEKAKMAKVIIQFDNSDGRMPVDTTTVTVSREVYRNGQSVYRLNGRRISRAQILEILLMAGISSTSQNIILQGTITRLTDISPPERRKIIEDLVGIAQYDAEKAEAEEKLRAADISIRTAMGRIDEVQKRVDDLERERNELLRFSFIQNEIKKFEAVELSHDMAQIQEKTKETSSQADKLRGMVEKLRQLREERRSKRREIEGEWRKLSSELVEEGGSQVLRVQIKIGELKSKLTELTTKISSGKTSLEGLKRIRENNLKQYQTIRDEIRENRLKIKRLKTEYEEILNQINAKQAEHDMLAKETAQLWENLGENSKRIHEIEQKLESNYKRLTYLRSEQVKSHTAIKLRARRLKDLKERRERFAATLSELEKSLAELEKVQKEQKTQLKNLERTLERRIAQKEAVEREIAEAGKIADSAREAVIEFVTQKELAETVASEEKALKSIEELGDLGVISGVYGRLRNLIKIDKAYKQAIEAAAAGWLDAIVVKDFDAAFTCTETLRRMKLGRIKIIPLEGALKPKVSKIPEREGVNGAAPFFVKCEKHYEPAVNFVLGDTLIASDDKTAFALSNEGYRVVTVNGDLYEVGGAFESGYYRAPIDFSTIIPSESAIKSLEEAVSALQQHLSRRGSDITTLEDEIDRTRVEITRLSEAITTLDREIVRVKRSTRRTKSNVKRVEHIIGRLDKEVENEKTQMWLHKAEQSSIQKEMRKLQKELASLKRKTDPSQIQEMEVKREKLAEEIITLRQKLGTIQTETSTLQSQFDNVLRVGYQNAKIQLAKVEQQFRRVEKEVESALQERESLKHELTELEKNRVELSKSVLSAREEAKNFTAQIDDIDKELRKLDSEYEQADRLLNQLQLNIQTSLLQLEQYRSQLRQLGYEQPLTVTPSQVAEAETSIRMMQLELERIGAVNQLALSHYAEQISRYKELSMRLNELEREKQAIVQFMDEIERKKRKVFTEAFEKINNNLGKYFAKLTGGGNATLKLENPDEPFSGGIDMIVQFPNKPSIVVSGASGGERSVAAVAFIFALKEFTPAAFYILDEIDAHLDAFHVSKLADVLLEESEKTQFIVITLKPEMVNKAQKVYGVYGRNGVSNVISAKFLEVPS comes from the coding sequence ATGCCCTACATTAAAAAAATCGAAGTTAAAGGTTTCAAATCGTTCGGTCCGCAAACCGTTAAAGTAACTCTAGATAGAGGCTTCACGGCAATCACGGGACCCAACGGAAGCGGAAAAACAAACATTGTTGACGCAGTTCTATTCGCTTTAGGCGAGTTAAGCACTAGACGACTCCGCGCGGAAACCGCGGCTAAACTAATTTTCCATGGTTCTGAAAAGGCTGGATTAGAAAAGGCGAAGATGGCTAAAGTAATAATTCAGTTTGACAACTCGGACGGGCGCATGCCAGTTGATACAACAACAGTCACTGTCTCACGGGAAGTTTACAGAAATGGACAAAGCGTTTACAGACTTAATGGAAGAAGAATCTCCCGTGCGCAGATTCTGGAAATCCTCCTAATGGCTGGAATAAGCTCAACCAGCCAAAACATAATCTTGCAAGGCACTATAACTCGCTTAACAGACATCTCTCCACCCGAGCGTAGAAAAATAATTGAGGATTTAGTCGGAATTGCCCAGTACGACGCTGAGAAGGCTGAGGCGGAAGAAAAACTGCGCGCGGCTGACATCTCCATTCGCACAGCCATGGGTAGAATAGACGAGGTGCAAAAGCGCGTAGATGACCTAGAAAGGGAACGCAACGAGTTATTACGGTTCAGTTTTATTCAAAATGAAATAAAAAAGTTTGAAGCTGTTGAACTTTCACATGATATGGCGCAGATACAGGAAAAAACAAAGGAAACCTCTTCACAAGCAGACAAGCTTCGAGGCATGGTTGAAAAATTAAGACAGTTACGTGAAGAGCGTAGGTCGAAAAGAAGAGAAATTGAAGGAGAATGGCGTAAGCTAAGTTCAGAACTTGTCGAGGAAGGCGGCTCCCAAGTTTTAAGGGTTCAGATAAAAATTGGCGAATTAAAATCAAAATTAACGGAGTTAACAACTAAGATAAGTTCTGGAAAAACAAGTTTGGAAGGTCTAAAACGGATAAGAGAAAACAATCTTAAACAATACCAAACCATCCGAGACGAAATCCGCGAAAACCGCTTAAAAATAAAACGACTCAAAACCGAATATGAAGAAATTCTGAACCAAATAAACGCGAAACAAGCGGAACATGACATGTTAGCAAAGGAAACCGCTCAACTATGGGAAAATCTTGGAGAAAACAGCAAAAGAATCCATGAAATAGAACAGAAACTCGAAAGCAACTACAAAAGACTAACCTATCTACGGTCTGAACAGGTGAAAAGCCACACAGCCATCAAACTACGCGCAAGACGACTCAAAGACCTGAAGGAACGCAGAGAAAGATTTGCCGCAACGCTTAGCGAACTTGAAAAATCATTGGCTGAACTTGAAAAAGTGCAAAAGGAACAGAAAACTCAACTAAAAAATCTCGAACGTACACTTGAGCGGCGAATAGCTCAAAAAGAAGCTGTGGAACGAGAAATTGCCGAAGCTGGAAAGATAGCTGACTCAGCACGCGAAGCAGTTATAGAGTTTGTAACGCAAAAAGAGCTCGCGGAAACGGTGGCTTCTGAAGAAAAAGCTCTCAAAAGCATAGAAGAACTGGGCGATCTTGGCGTAATTTCTGGCGTGTATGGCAGATTACGTAACCTAATCAAGATTGACAAAGCCTATAAACAAGCGATTGAAGCGGCAGCGGCTGGATGGCTTGACGCAATAGTCGTGAAGGATTTTGATGCTGCGTTTACGTGCACGGAAACTTTAAGGAGAATGAAGTTGGGGCGAATAAAAATAATTCCACTTGAAGGCGCGTTGAAACCTAAGGTTTCAAAAATTCCGGAAAGAGAAGGTGTGAACGGCGCGGCTCCATTTTTTGTGAAATGTGAGAAGCACTATGAACCAGCAGTTAACTTTGTTTTAGGCGACACGCTCATAGCTTCAGATGACAAAACCGCCTTTGCCTTATCCAATGAAGGCTACCGCGTAGTGACAGTTAACGGAGACCTTTATGAGGTGGGCGGTGCCTTCGAAAGTGGTTATTATCGTGCACCTATTGATTTTTCCACGATTATCCCAAGCGAATCTGCAATCAAAAGCCTTGAAGAAGCCGTGAGTGCACTCCAACAGCATCTCTCGAGAAGAGGCAGCGACATAACGACTCTCGAGGATGAAATCGATAGAACACGCGTTGAAATTACTCGCTTATCAGAGGCTATCACAACGCTCGACAGGGAAATAGTCAGGGTTAAAAGAAGCACAAGAAGAACAAAATCAAATGTTAAGCGAGTAGAACACATCATTGGGCGGCTTGATAAAGAGGTTGAGAATGAGAAAACACAGATGTGGCTGCACAAGGCTGAACAAAGCTCTATTCAGAAAGAAATGAGAAAGCTTCAGAAGGAATTGGCTTCCCTAAAACGGAAGACGGACCCGTCGCAAATTCAAGAAATGGAAGTTAAAAGAGAAAAACTCGCAGAAGAAATAATCACTTTGAGACAGAAACTAGGCACAATCCAAACAGAAACTTCAACTCTGCAGTCACAATTTGATAACGTTTTAAGGGTTGGATATCAAAACGCAAAAATCCAACTTGCAAAGGTTGAACAGCAGTTTAGAAGAGTTGAAAAAGAAGTAGAAAGCGCGTTGCAAGAGCGGGAATCACTCAAGCATGAGTTGACGGAACTGGAAAAGAATCGCGTTGAACTCTCAAAAAGTGTTTTGTCAGCAAGAGAAGAAGCCAAGAATTTTACCGCTCAAATTGACGATATAGATAAAGAACTGCGTAAGCTTGATTCAGAGTATGAGCAAGCTGACCGCTTGTTGAATCAGCTTCAGCTGAACATTCAAACATCATTGTTACAGCTTGAACAATACAGAAGCCAGCTTAGACAGTTAGGTTATGAGCAACCATTAACAGTGACGCCCTCGCAAGTCGCAGAAGCTGAAACATCGATAAGAATGATGCAGCTTGAACTCGAACGAATAGGCGCAGTAAACCAGCTCGCCCTTTCGCATTACGCAGAACAAATTTCACGTTACAAGGAACTTTCAATGAGATTAAACGAGCTGGAAAGAGAAAAACAAGCCATAGTACAGTTTATGGATGAGATAGAACGCAAAAAACGCAAGGTATTCACAGAAGCTTTCGAAAAAATCAATAATAACCTTGGAAAGTACTTCGCAAAACTAACTGGAGGCGGAAACGCCACATTAAAACTCGAGAATCCAGACGAGCCTTTCTCTGGCGGCATCGACATGATTGTTCAGTTTCCCAACAAACCTTCCATAGTTGTAAGCGGAGCCAGTGGTGGCGAACGTTCGGTAGCAGCAGTCGCATTTATATTCGCTTTGAAAGAGTTTACTCCTGCAGCCTTCTACATACTCGACGAAATAGATGCACATCTCGACGCTTTTCATGTCTCAAAACTCGCTGACGTTCTATTGGAAGAATCTGAAAAAACCCAATTCATAGTCATCACTCTAAAGCCCGAAATGGTAAACAAAGCACAGAAGGTTTACGGCGTTTACGGACGCAATGGAGTCTCAAATGTAATTTCAGCCAAATTCTTAGAGGTGCCAAGCTAA
- a CDS encoding signal recognition particle protein Srp19 (binds to 7S RNA to mediate binding of the signal recognition particle protein Srp54), which translates to MRKQDKAIIWPVYFDSTKTRKEGRRVPKSLAVPSPKILEIKDAAEKIGLEHELVLDAGYPKTPFLPKSGMLLVKKNEAKQKVIVKIAKQLLKIRSSASTAK; encoded by the coding sequence ATGCGTAAACAAGACAAAGCAATAATCTGGCCAGTCTATTTCGATTCAACAAAGACAAGAAAGGAAGGAAGACGAGTCCCTAAAAGCTTAGCTGTGCCGTCTCCCAAAATCTTGGAGATAAAAGATGCTGCAGAAAAAATTGGCTTAGAACACGAGCTTGTTTTGGATGCTGGGTATCCTAAAACACCATTTTTACCAAAATCGGGCATGTTACTTGTCAAGAAAAATGAGGCAAAACAGAAAGTAATTGTGAAAATTGCGAAACAGCTTTTAAAAATTCGAAGCTCGGCTTCTACGGCAAAATAG
- a CDS encoding glutamate--tRNA ligase, with amino-acid sequence MRETIRKAALLNAIKHDGKAQAGPVIGKILGEKPELRDKIKELSTDINEVIQEVNNLSFAEQKRIVEEKWPEALVKEKVEEEKRLPPLPNVDKYAMVVTRFSPNPDCVIHLGSARAIILCHEYARMYKGKFILRFEDTDPKLKRPVLEFYERIREDLVWLECKPDEEYIQSDRIPIYYEYAEKLLREGNAYVCTCQPETFRKKNLANQPCECRNLPPEEHLTRWQHMLRGDYGEGEAVLRVKTDLNHPNPAVRDWPAARVIDTEKYPHPRVGSKYRVWPLYNLACGVDDHLMGVTHIIRGKEHLTNQARQEYLYKHLGWRYPEAIHYGRLKITGASLSKSKIVQGMREGVYKSWDDPRLATFAALRRRGIMPDAIKKMIIDVGPKTSDVILSWENLYAYNRKILDPTVNRYFFVHNPIELTVKHIPKTFKAKLHLHPDKPEKGSREYVVKPEGEADSTRFWVSKKDMEASSVGSLIRLMELFNIEIEKMNAYSVDASFVSESYEEARKAKAPLIHWILVGEDMPCQVVMPDASLAEGIAEGICKQLTPNTIIQFERFGFVRIDKVNTKLTAYYAHK; translated from the coding sequence TTGAGGGAGACAATTCGAAAGGCTGCTTTACTAAATGCCATTAAACATGATGGCAAAGCACAAGCAGGACCAGTTATTGGAAAAATTCTAGGCGAAAAACCAGAATTGAGAGACAAAATTAAGGAATTGTCCACCGATATCAATGAAGTTATCCAAGAAGTTAACAATTTATCCTTTGCTGAGCAGAAGCGCATCGTTGAAGAGAAATGGCCGGAAGCTCTCGTGAAAGAGAAGGTAGAAGAGGAAAAGCGTCTTCCACCATTACCAAACGTTGACAAGTACGCAATGGTTGTAACGCGTTTTTCGCCGAACCCCGACTGTGTTATACATTTGGGTTCAGCAAGAGCAATAATACTATGCCACGAGTACGCACGCATGTATAAAGGCAAATTTATTCTACGCTTCGAGGATACAGACCCAAAACTGAAGCGCCCCGTTTTAGAGTTTTATGAGCGCATCAGAGAAGATTTAGTTTGGCTTGAATGCAAACCAGACGAAGAGTACATCCAAAGCGATAGGATACCCATTTACTATGAGTATGCAGAAAAACTGCTGAGAGAAGGCAACGCTTACGTCTGCACATGCCAGCCAGAAACATTTCGAAAAAAAAACTTAGCCAACCAGCCTTGTGAATGTCGCAATCTGCCGCCAGAAGAACACCTAACAAGATGGCAACACATGCTCAGAGGCGATTATGGCGAAGGCGAGGCTGTACTTCGAGTGAAAACCGATTTGAACCATCCAAACCCAGCAGTTAGAGACTGGCCCGCAGCCCGTGTTATAGACACAGAAAAGTATCCGCATCCGCGCGTTGGAAGCAAATATCGCGTTTGGCCCCTATACAATCTAGCTTGTGGTGTAGATGACCACTTAATGGGCGTAACCCACATAATCCGCGGAAAAGAACACCTAACAAACCAAGCTCGACAAGAATATCTCTACAAACATTTAGGGTGGAGATATCCAGAAGCCATACACTATGGTAGGTTAAAGATAACTGGAGCTTCACTAAGCAAGTCAAAAATTGTTCAGGGAATGCGGGAAGGCGTATACAAAAGCTGGGATGACCCGCGACTTGCAACTTTTGCAGCGCTAAGAAGACGTGGAATAATGCCGGATGCCATCAAGAAAATGATAATTGATGTTGGACCTAAAACTTCTGATGTGATTCTGAGTTGGGAGAACCTCTATGCATATAACCGCAAAATTTTAGACCCAACAGTTAACCGCTACTTCTTTGTGCACAACCCAATAGAGTTAACTGTGAAGCATATCCCAAAAACTTTCAAAGCAAAGCTTCATTTGCATCCTGACAAGCCGGAAAAGGGAAGCCGAGAATATGTGGTAAAGCCGGAAGGAGAAGCAGATTCTACAAGATTCTGGGTTTCAAAGAAAGATATGGAAGCCTCAAGTGTGGGGAGCCTCATTCGCCTCATGGAGCTTTTTAACATAGAAATTGAGAAGATGAACGCATATTCTGTTGATGCATCGTTTGTCAGCGAATCCTACGAAGAAGCCAGAAAAGCCAAAGCGCCACTCATTCACTGGATACTTGTTGGAGAAGACATGCCCTGCCAAGTAGTAATGCCAGATGCTTCACTTGCCGAAGGAATCGCTGAGGGCATTTGCAAACAGCTAACGCCAAACACTATAATACAATTTGAAAGATTTGGCTTCGTCAGAATCGACAAAGTTAACACGAAGTTAACAGCATACTACGCCCACAAGTAG
- a CDS encoding polyprenyl synthetase family protein, with translation MDIEKFLEEKAALIDKAIEKYIPRKLSKDSAVFRLNPPNYAYNLDALNKAIAEPIWEFLDRGGKRWRPALFLLICEALGKKTEDFVDFAIIPEVIHNGTLMVDDIEDASELRRGKPCTYKIYGLDIAINAGNSMYYLPLLPLIEKKTKVPPQKLCKVYQIYVQEMISLSLGQAMDIAWHKGLANADKIDEKDYLQMCAYKTGTLARMAAKIAAVLADANEELVEKLGFFAESIGIAFQIQDDILDLTSREFAKKKGGRGQDITEGKRSLIVIHTLKVANIKDRNRLIEILNMHTSNQKLRDEAISIMEKYDSINYAKNLAKEMVRKSWKKVDKLLPASDAKEKLNSFAKFLIERKL, from the coding sequence TTGGACATTGAAAAGTTCCTCGAAGAAAAAGCCGCGTTGATAGACAAGGCTATTGAAAAGTATATTCCAAGAAAACTCTCTAAGGACTCGGCTGTTTTTAGGCTTAATCCGCCAAACTACGCGTACAATTTAGATGCTTTAAACAAGGCAATAGCTGAGCCCATCTGGGAGTTTCTCGACAGAGGCGGAAAACGATGGCGTCCAGCCTTGTTCTTGTTAATATGCGAAGCCTTAGGCAAAAAAACAGAAGACTTCGTTGATTTCGCCATAATCCCCGAAGTAATTCACAACGGAACATTAATGGTAGACGACATAGAAGACGCATCCGAACTCCGAAGAGGAAAACCATGCACATACAAAATCTACGGATTAGACATCGCCATAAACGCTGGAAACTCCATGTATTATCTGCCGCTTCTGCCACTAATAGAGAAAAAAACAAAAGTGCCTCCTCAAAAACTTTGCAAAGTTTACCAAATCTACGTGCAAGAAATGATAAGCCTCAGCCTCGGTCAAGCAATGGACATAGCGTGGCATAAAGGCTTAGCAAATGCCGATAAAATAGACGAGAAAGACTACTTGCAAATGTGCGCTTATAAAACCGGAACATTGGCGAGGATGGCTGCAAAAATAGCTGCTGTGTTGGCGGATGCAAACGAGGAGCTTGTTGAAAAACTTGGTTTTTTTGCTGAAAGCATAGGCATAGCATTCCAAATACAGGATGACATTTTAGACTTGACAAGCAGAGAATTTGCAAAAAAGAAAGGCGGACGCGGACAAGACATAACAGAGGGAAAAAGGTCGCTCATAGTGATTCACACATTAAAAGTCGCCAACATCAAAGACAGAAACAGACTCATCGAAATCCTCAACATGCACACTTCCAACCAGAAACTCAGAGACGAAGCTATCTCAATAATGGAAAAATACGACTCAATAAACTACGCAAAAAACCTCGCAAAAGAAATGGTTAGGAAAAGCTGGAAAAAAGTTGACAAACTCCTACCTGCTTCCGACGCAAAGGAAAAACTGAATTCCTTTGCAAAATTCTTAATTGAAAGGAAACTCTAG